A genome region from Mycolicibacterium litorale includes the following:
- a CDS encoding flavodoxin family protein, with amino-acid sequence MTNISSVRKDARRPRILLVYYTFTGQSLKVLEAVGEVFGDRGCEVRKAQIELTDRRYADRFSRFPMRRVWPDMLSVLPAQLRRATAQIRIPEAVSDGDYDLVCIGSPTWWRATSMPMRSFLKSDEARRLLSGTPFVTFVVCRRYWRENIRTVRRIGQRRGGRYLGGMHFEYPGGQVQSLLSLTSYLGSGEYRDRYLGVRIPTTNVQPEQLEQARVFAAKLADKLFGDASPRGRRSDDDAVSVSSVDADGGR; translated from the coding sequence ATGACGAACATCTCCAGCGTGCGGAAAGACGCACGGCGCCCGCGGATCCTGCTCGTCTACTACACGTTCACCGGGCAGTCCCTCAAGGTGCTCGAGGCAGTGGGGGAGGTGTTCGGTGACCGAGGGTGTGAGGTGCGCAAGGCGCAGATCGAGCTCACCGACCGACGGTATGCCGACCGGTTCTCGCGCTTCCCGATGCGACGCGTCTGGCCGGACATGCTCAGCGTGCTCCCGGCGCAACTGCGCCGCGCCACCGCGCAGATCCGGATCCCGGAGGCCGTGAGCGACGGAGACTACGACCTCGTCTGCATCGGCTCGCCGACGTGGTGGCGAGCCACCAGTATGCCGATGCGGTCCTTCCTGAAGTCAGACGAGGCGCGGCGACTCCTCTCCGGCACACCGTTCGTGACCTTCGTGGTGTGCCGGCGCTATTGGCGCGAGAACATCAGGACGGTGCGCAGAATCGGCCAGCGGCGAGGCGGCCGATACCTCGGCGGCATGCACTTCGAATACCCCGGTGGACAGGTTCAGTCCCTGCTCTCGCTGACCAGTTACCTGGGCTCGGGGGAGTACCGAGACCGGTATCTGGGCGTGCGGATCCCGACCACGAACGTCCAACCGGAGCAACTCGAGCAGGCGCGTGTGTTCGCCGCGAAGCTCGCCGACAAACTGTTCGGTGACGCATCGCCCCGTGGGCGACGGTCGGACGACGACGCGGTCTCGGTTTCCTCGGTTGACGCGGACGGTGGGAGGTGA